The window ATGACCTGACATCAGTGCCTTCCGAGCAGATAGAGCAGCGGGAACAGGAAGATCCAGACGATGTCGACGAAGTGCCAGTAGAGGCCGGACACCTCGACCGGGGAGTAGTACTCCGGCGTGAACGTTCCGCGCCACGCCATCCGGAGGATGACCAGCATGATCGCGATGCCGACGACCATGTGCAGCGCGTGCAGCC is drawn from Acidobacteriota bacterium and contains these coding sequences:
- a CDS encoding cytochrome c oxidase subunit 3, yielding LHALHMVVGIAIMLVILRMAWRGTFTPEYYSPVEVSGLYWHFVDIVWIFLFPLLYLLGRH